The following nucleotide sequence is from uncultured Draconibacterium sp..
TGGCTCCGGCCTGTAACATTAACGAACTGTCTTTGCCGGTAATTTGCTTTTCCTGCAGAATAACGTAATGCTTATCTTTTAGAAGCACATCATTGCTGTTGTGCTCATGAATATGCGAGGTTATTTTGAGGCCGGTAATGGGAGCTTGTTTTGATAAAAACTCGATTATGCGACAGGCAAAGTAGGTTTTCCCCACATTTCTGCCGTTGCCTGCAATTAATAGCAAGTTAGGATAATCGATTCTGGTATCTTTTTGTATTGGTGTCATTTAATAACCTTCGGATTTCTCAAATTTTTGCATAAATCACTCCATATTTTTTTGAATTATCCCGATAGTCCTTCAAAAATCTGCAATAATTTCTGCTAAAAATTTTCAGAAACTGAGGCAAGATTTATAATTGAACTCAGGTTAATATGTTTCAGGGAAGGGAAGGAGCTTCAGTTCTCCCAATGCAGAATTTGCTCTTTCTCCTTTCCAATTTACCCCGGCCTTACCGGGATGCGGGAGGACCACCTGTTTCCGGGTAATCCCATCGGCCAAAATCCCCTGGTTGACACTTTAGGAAGATCGGCTCGGAGCCGGCACAAATATAGTAAAGAATCTAGATGGTTGGATATGATAGAAATGGTGCTATGCAACAGTTCAACTATTTATACTGATTCTAATTGGTTATTATGACGAATAGGTAAATCAATTCTATATTTTTATGGTTACTACATAATCCTTGAATCATGTTTAAATCATTATTTGTATTTATCCTCGTAGCAACTACCGCATCAACTGTTTGTGCCCAGAAATTAAAAAAGCGAACCGAAGCTTATGGAAACTTTAAGGAGGTATATTATATCGATAAAGCGACCAAATTTCGCAGTGGAGAAAGTTTTATCGTTAACAAAATAAGCAAAGATACACTGGCAATTGGGCATTATTTAAATGCTGCAAGAACAGGAGAGTGGAGATTTGGCGATAGTAAAACGGGTGAAGCCTATATGATTTTTAATTATTCCAACGATAGTCTCATCTATTTGAATAAGGAATTGGTGGCAGATTCGTTTCTGGTTAGAACAGGGGACAATTACGAGTTGAAAGAGGTTGACCGACCACTTCTTTACATCGGGGCGAAGAATGAAATCGTACGTTTAATTGGGAAAGATCTTGAAATTTCACGAGAGATTATGGACAAAGGTAAAGCAGGATTTTCTTTACTTGAATACTTTATTGATGAGCAGGGAAATTTATCGGGTCCAAAGCTTCTTAATGGATTTTGTAATGAAATGGAACAAAGTATCAATCGGAATGTATCGAGATTGTCGGGAGAGTTTTTACCGGCTATTGTTGATGGAAATCCTGTTGCTTCAACTTTTTTTGTTCGGGTAAATGTAGGATTGAACAAGGAATTATTCTCGGATGGGAAGACTCCTCCAAATGTTTCGTCAACCGAAAATATACCTTCATATATTTTCCATATTGATGTTAACTACAGCATCCATACTCAGATAAGAAAAGAATATGTTGGGACGAAAGTAGTAACTACAACAGATGAAATGAGATAAACTTGCTATTCGGGGGGAGTATACCCAAGACCTGATCTTGAAGATTAAGATTGTGGTATTGTATTATTAGTTTCAAGGGCAGGTTATGAAATACTAACCTGCCCCTGAATTATTTAGTCTTCACTAACCACTTCCTCTTCTACAATTGGATTCGTCTTTTCGGAGAAATAGGCTGATACAATTACAAGGGCAACAACTGCTACTGCAATATAAACGCCTGAAGGAATTGGAGCTGCCTCGCCTTGAGCATACGAGTGTAAACCAGAGAGGTAATAGTTTACTCCAAAATAAGTCATCAGTACCGAGCTGATACCCAAAACAGCAGCCACACTCATCGCAAAGCTACCTCGCATTCCGGGAATACGGTGCATATGTGTAATAAAGGTGTATACCAAAACAGTTACCAATGCCCAGGTCTCTTTAGGGTCCCAGCCCCAGTAACGTCCCCAGCTTTCGTTGGCCCAAACACCTCCTAAGAACGAACCAAGCGTAACCATTAATAAGCCAATAATTAAGGCAATTTGAATGATATTCACGAGTTCTTTTATGGTGTGGTTGATTCTGTCGGAATTGCGTTTATTTCTGAAGATCATTAAAATAAGGTTCAGGAAACCAAGCAGCGCACTAATACCCAAAAATCCGTAACTTGCTGTAATAATTGCTACGTGAACAATTAACCAGTACGATTTTAAAACGGGTACCAGATTGGTGATTTCCGGGCTCATCCAGCTCATTCCTGCCACCATAAGCGTTAAACCCGCCAAGACTGATGTTAATGAGAGTGTAATTTCCGAGCGTTTGGCAAAAATCAGCCCGCCAAGTGCAGTTGCCCAACTAATAAATACCATCGACTCGTAACCGTTACTCCACGGCGCGTGACCTGATATGTACCAGCGAATTGCCAGCCCCGCAGTTTCGGCCAAAAACAGTACCAGAATAAAGTAAAAGGCAAAATTTTTCAGGAAGCTTAATTTTATATTCGGATTAAACAGGGTGAGTAACTGTAACATCAAAAGGATCAGCCCTGTGAACATGAAAATCTTTGATAGTTTCCCAAAAATATTCAGGTTATTATACAGCACTTCCATTTTTACTTTTGTTGCCGATGGAATGATCTTCGCTCCAATGGTTTCCTGGTTTTGTTTCAGGTTGTTCAGCAATTGGTCGGCAGTTGCCCAATCACGTGTTTGTACCGATTGAAGATAGGATGAAACGGTTTGTCTTGCAAAATCAGCAGTTTGAGCCGGAAGTTCCTGTGACTCGTTAATCGAAACCCATTTATGGTTGTCATCGTTGGGTACAGGAAAAATAGTAAGGAAGTCGCCGGTGAAAATGGCCATCAGAATATTAACGCGTTCGTCAACATTCATAATTTCCTTGTCGAACTTATTCCGGCTATTACTTTCTTTATTATAAGCTGCCTGAACTGCAGAGCTTAGTAAATATCCTCCCATCTCGCGAGGCCGAACGATTGAATTAAATGAAGCATATTTTCCACTGATCCCAATTGTTCTTCGTAATTCAGGGTTGGCAACTTTTATAATAGCAATATTTTTCCATTTTTCAGGATTTGCTTGCATATCAAGAAAAACTTCAGTTGGCGACATTCCTTCCCAACTGGTTTTTTTAGCTACTTTGCGAAGTATCTCAGACGCCAGTGTTGAAACCGGCTCTACACGGCCTTTTCTATCCTGAATGAGTAAACTTTCAAAGGATTTTGTGTGGTCGCTGTTCATTGGTGTTGGTGCCGTATTTTGCGCCTGTGCACTGATGCTTAATAATACGCCCGTTACCAAAACTGCAAATAGCTTTTTACGTTTTTCGCGTAGTTGTGCCGATGCTTTCAGCAGGGTTTTAAAACGACTGTTTTTGTTGAAAAGTGTAAGTAACATTCCGATAGCCATTATCAGGTAACCAAAATAAGTTACCGATGTTCCCGCTGAATCGTGGTTTACTGAAAGGATTGTGCCACGCTCGTCGGTATCGTACGACGATTGGAAAAAGCGATATCCTTTGTATTTCAGAATGTTATTCATAAAAATGCGGAATGGCATTTCGGTGGCGCCGTCTTTTAAAACTACTTCGCTGGCATACGACGAAGGACTCATGGAACCCGGGTAACGTTCGAGCTGGAAATCGTTAAGCTGAATGGCAAAAGGTAGTTTTATTATCCGAGAACCGTACGAAACCGACACATTCATGCCGTCGATGGATGTGGTGTAAAAATCTCCAACTTCTCTGGTTCGGCCATAAACGATCAATTCCTTGCTTTCTTCACCTGTTGATATTGCAGCTTTAAAGGCATCCGGAGGGCTCATTTCCTGCGTTGGTTTTTGGTAGGCCAGTTGAACAGAAGCATTTGGCAGAAACTGTTTTATGGCAAAAGTGAGGTTTTTATACGTATAGGCTTTTTGCGTATCCACAAGTTTTGAGGTATGTGGAGCTATCGACTCACTTTTTTCGCTCATCATTCCAGCCACCTGAATGGTATCTTTGGCCAAAATATACAGGTTGCCATCTCTTAAACTTAGCTGAATATCAGTATTGGTATTGTTGCCAAAACCAAGGGTTAAACCATTTAAATTCTTTGTATTATCATTTCTCAGAATGAAGTCACTTCGTGACGAACCATTCGCAACAGTAATCAGCGAAACAATTGGCTCTCCATTCGGATCGAGAGCAATTTTTTCCACTGCTGAAGGCATAAACTGTTGATTGCTAATATGTATTGTTTTTCCTTTAAAATGTATTTTTTCTGAAAAACGGTTGGCGGTATAGGCCGAGAATTTTACTTCGCTTGATTCTTCAAACGTTTCAGTACCATCGCTTACCTTAACCGTTACATACGAAGCTTCGGAAATAATAAAATCCGATGAGCTGTTTTCCCGAATATGCATATTCCCTTCATAACCGTAATAACGCGTAATCATTGCGCCTACACCAATAACGATAAAGGATATATGAAAAAGCAGAATCGTCCATTTTTTCCGTGCGATAAGTTTGTATTTGAAAACACTACCTACAATGTTGATGCAGAGTATAAACAACAAAATTTCGAACCACCGGGAATTATAAATGAGAATTTTTGCAGTAGTGGTACCATAATCGTTTTCGATAAAGGTGGCGTAACCAATTGCTATTGCAAAAATTACCACAAGAATTCCGGTAAAAAACATGGAAAATAGGAATGAACTGAGCTTCTTCATAATTAGTAGTTGTCTGAATAAAACACTAAAAAAATTCCTTTGTTTGCCAAAACAAAGGAATTTTTCACAAAATAAAAATTAAAAAAATATTAGTTTGTTGTAGGATCGTCGTGAGCAATTACTTTCACAAACTCGTCATAGTTCCAGGCTTTTTTAGGAGCCACATGGCCTTCCGGTTTTTCACCAAGGTGACAAGCCTTACAGGTTTCTTCTGTTGGGTCAGTCATTCCTTTTGAAAGTGCCATTTTTTTGTTCTTCAT
It contains:
- the ccsA gene encoding cytochrome c biogenesis protein CcsA; this encodes MKKLSSFLFSMFFTGILVVIFAIAIGYATFIENDYGTTTAKILIYNSRWFEILLFILCINIVGSVFKYKLIARKKWTILLFHISFIVIGVGAMITRYYGYEGNMHIRENSSSDFIISEASYVTVKVSDGTETFEESSEVKFSAYTANRFSEKIHFKGKTIHISNQQFMPSAVEKIALDPNGEPIVSLITVANGSSRSDFILRNDNTKNLNGLTLGFGNNTNTDIQLSLRDGNLYILAKDTIQVAGMMSEKSESIAPHTSKLVDTQKAYTYKNLTFAIKQFLPNASVQLAYQKPTQEMSPPDAFKAAISTGEESKELIVYGRTREVGDFYTTSIDGMNVSVSYGSRIIKLPFAIQLNDFQLERYPGSMSPSSYASEVVLKDGATEMPFRIFMNNILKYKGYRFFQSSYDTDERGTILSVNHDSAGTSVTYFGYLIMAIGMLLTLFNKNSRFKTLLKASAQLREKRKKLFAVLVTGVLLSISAQAQNTAPTPMNSDHTKSFESLLIQDRKGRVEPVSTLASEILRKVAKKTSWEGMSPTEVFLDMQANPEKWKNIAIIKVANPELRRTIGISGKYASFNSIVRPREMGGYLLSSAVQAAYNKESNSRNKFDKEIMNVDERVNILMAIFTGDFLTIFPVPNDDNHKWVSINESQELPAQTADFARQTVSSYLQSVQTRDWATADQLLNNLKQNQETIGAKIIPSATKVKMEVLYNNLNIFGKLSKIFMFTGLILLMLQLLTLFNPNIKLSFLKNFAFYFILVLFLAETAGLAIRWYISGHAPWSNGYESMVFISWATALGGLIFAKRSEITLSLTSVLAGLTLMVAGMSWMSPEITNLVPVLKSYWLIVHVAIITASYGFLGISALLGFLNLILMIFRNKRNSDRINHTIKELVNIIQIALIIGLLMVTLGSFLGGVWANESWGRYWGWDPKETWALVTVLVYTFITHMHRIPGMRGSFAMSVAAVLGISSVLMTYFGVNYYLSGLHSYAQGEAAPIPSGVYIAVAVVALVIVSAYFSEKTNPIVEEEVVSED